tcaccacttgtgaagtgactcccccgcaggtgaggagaggaggggaagacagaagagagaaagatagacacctgcagacctgcttcaccgcctgtgaagcgactcccctgcaggtggggagccggggttcgaactgggatccttataccggtcctttcgcttagcgccacctgtgcttaacccgctgcgctacagcccaactccccctaatTCACCTTCTAATGTTTGGGCCTGGGTCTTTTGCTGCAGCAGGGGCTCACTGCTTAAAAACTTACACTCATTTCAGTTTCTCATTTAAAGAATTTCAAAAGCAGGATATGGGGGAGGTGCAAAGGCCCTAGGGTCCTGGTCCACCTCACCCACAGCCAAGTTGGGACACTGAATCCATCTGGGAGGCTGTGGGGGCTCTAGTTCAACGCCCCCTTCGCAGGGAAGGACGTACAACACTGCATTGGAAGAAAAAGGCATCGAGACCAAGATTATGAATGAGGCAATTTATTAACCCAGCATGATTTGTTCTAATGCTTCTTGCTGGCAGCTGCCACCTGTGGGAAAAGATGGGAGGAGTTTAAGACCAGGCATGGGGTCTGCCTGCACATTGTGCCCAGTACCCAAAGGATGCTAGGGAGGCATGCTGACTTAGGTTTCACATTATTCACTCCAATAATCCATCTCATAACCCTGAGCTGAAGCTCAAGGGACGGGAGCCCCATGATATAGAATCTTTACTGCACTATCCTTGGAGACTGGATCTTGAAGTTACCTGTGTCCAGTTAGCCTTCCCATCCCACCCGATGCTCACTGTTCATGATCTAGTTGGAAACACAGCCTGAATCAGTTAAGTAGGCTGATGAGGGCTGAGAAAGTGGTTGTGTAAAACAtacactgcctgtgaaaccaCACCTGGGCCTCCCACTTCCTACCAGCTTTCTTCCCCATGACCATTAGTAATTCTCTTGCAAATCCCCCATCTCCCCATACCTGCCCGGCAATTCTGTCCAGATCTCTCTGTCCCTGAGGTGTCAGTTTGCGGCCCCTGTGAGAGAGAGTGTCATACAGCCAGGGATGAGTGAACTGAACCAAGTTTCCATGCTTCCCAAGAAGGCACCTGGCCTGCACAATACAGGGGTCCAGCTGGCTGCATCCTAACGAGCTGGAGTGGGAGCCCCCATGGGAGGTGATGAGGTGTCGTTTGTGCAAGCATTAGATCAAAAGCCCCGAAAAATCAATTGGGAAAAGTTAACGAGCAGGCTAATGAAAGTGGACAGTCGCTAAATTACCTTCCTGGAGCCCAGGGTACTCAGCCAGAGAGGTCGGGGCAGGGCTCCTCACTGCTATTTCTGAAACCCCCAACCCATCTGAGGGGAAAGATAAGCCTTAACATCTGGtcctaagcccccccccccatttttctcttacccatcttggtccttttccaccattttcAGCCCTTCTAGGGCTTGGAGGACTCGGCGGGCCACACTCTTGGAGCCTCTGCTGAAGTGGCTGGGCATGACACCGTTTCTCTGCCGTCCTCCATAAATCTTGGTCATGGAgccaaccccagcaccaccccgAAGGTACAGATGCCGTGCTGTGGAAGCTTAACAGGAGGGCAAGGGTCTTTTAATGTTACATAATCCAGGAATCCCACCATTTTACAACCAGGGAAAATGAGCACACACACGAAGACTCAGAACTCTACTGCATCCCCAGCTCTCCTAGGGCCGAGCTGCCTTGCATCCTGTTGCATGCATTGAAGTCTGGCTTAAGAAACCAGGGCAAGGCTGATATTCCTACTGGTCTCAGGAAAACCCTAATCCATTCCCATCACCTTTTCACTCATTGGCAAGACCCCCTACAGTAGAACCTGAAAACATCTCAGCAAAGGGTGAGGATTCTGTGGGAATGTGTCAAGTGCTGACTCCTTTACAGAGAGTACTCTCAGGCCACACAGGCCTGGAATGGCAGCCCCATCAGCCTGGCTTTATACCTCAGGAAGTCACTGAGGCCAGAAAGAATAGGGGTCTTAGAAACAagtgaggagggagtcgggctgtagtgcagcgggctaagtgtaggtggcgcaaagcacaaggactggtgtaaggacgtAAGgacgccggttcgagcccctggctcctcacctgcaggggagtcacttcacaagaggtgaagcagatctgcaggtgtctgtctttccccctgtctccccccctccatttctctcctatccaacaagacaacaataataactataacaataaaacaacaaaggccaaaaaagggaataaataaaaaaaagaaacaggtgaGGCGAGCACCTTCTGTCCCAAATCATCACCCTAACTTTCATATCACTGCTTTGCCTCTCTTCTATACATAAAGCtggtgggctagggagacagcacaaaggTTAAGCAAAAGGACTTTCACACCCGAGGTACAAAGGTCCCAGGcttaattctcagcaccaccacaacCCAGAATCTCATGCCATGCCCCTTTATCTTTCTACTGGAAAGTGACAGAACTGGCAAAGTCCCATCTCTCTTTGAGCAGCTGAAGTGCCCGATAGCTAGGACTGCCATTTCTGCATTTCACTCAGAACTGGATTCATTCTTTGTACATGTGGTATTGAAGCATCAAATTCAAGACCTCTAGTCTCTATGGtggttattaaaaaaacaaaaattgtggTCCAGTGCATAGTGTTGAActagcaagcatgaggtccccaagtttaatccctggcagcacatgtcaactgtaaaccttttgtcccttaattaaaaaaaaaaaaaaaaaaggggggggagagatatataatggttatgcaaaaagactttcatgccagaggcaaaggttccaggttcaaccccagcaccaccataaatagtGCACTGGCAAAACAAAATGCTACAACACCGACCCCTTTTTTCACACCCCCCCAACCCAAACCAGGTCCCAGTGGAGCTTTTGTATTGATGCAACCATGCTAATCCAGGTACTACTGCACACGGTCTCTCCTCTTTTACTCCTTCCAATgtagttctgtttctctcctgTGTTTTTGGAATGACAAGTTAACTCTCCTTGGAAAaacatttaatcattttttaaagaataaaaaaaaaaagattatcattggatagaaacagaaaaatcgaGGGGAGGATAGACACGTGCagttgcgaagctttcccccctgcaggtggagaccagacttGAATGCAGGCCCTtgagaactgtaatgtgtgtgtgccacAGATGGTTCCAAAGTAGCTACTCTAACAAGAATGAGAAACAGGTATAGTTcccctctggggaaaaaaaaataaaaagcactttGCCTGAGTCCCTGCCCAACAAAGGAAGACCTTGCAAAAAGGGGGAAGCTATCCTGtggcatctttctcctcccccccaatCTGGAAAGAACCAGAGTGGTGAATTTCTCCAAGTATGAAGTTCCCAGTAAAAACCCTGgtataattggggggggggggggagatccaACCAGGGACCATATTCTGAGTGCAAGATGAGAAAGATTCCCAAGGAATGCACTGCCCAGCATCTCAGCACCAGGGAACTATCCTGACCAGTCTTGAAGTAATGGAAGGAACCCGCAACCTATCTCCACATTCACAATTCTAAAGGCAAGCCAAAACACTCCCACGACCCCTTGACTTGCTTCACTCACCAACACCAAACCCTGTGCAGGGGTCAGAGATGGGACAGTGTCTATCCTGCAACCTAATTTCACAATTCAGATGCCTAACATGGaatccccagccccctcccaaaCCTACAGGGGTGTCTAGGGTTGCACTAAGCCACATTCCTTCACTAGGTCCTGTAGTCAGAGGTCTTCTGTGTGCACCCTCCATGATCACCTGCCTGTCCAGTCTCTCACAACTCCATTACTTCCAGAGTTATCAACCGACCACTCAAGAAGGTGCAAAGCTTTCCTGTGTAAGATCAGATCACAGGCACAGAACTAAGGTTCTGGTTCAGGTGGTAGAAATAGGTCCCCATGTTGCAACCTTATAACCTTGTAACTACCTAgtaatcttaaattaaaaaatgggttaaaagtTTAGATGATAGCTGCCCATTACCCAAGGATGTAACAAACTGGTACAGATGTGTTCAAATACAATAAAAACATGAGAAAGGGTAAAACataccaaaccaaaacaaagatCTGATAAATCTGGTAGGTGAAGACCACATGTACAAAGCCACTAGGCCACATTCCTGTGTTTAGACTCAATTCCTGGGTATTGCCAGATTAACACCCATGGAGGGGAGGCTGAATAACTAATAATGGTCACACAAagtttcacacctgaggctccaaagccctgaATCCAATCCTCCCCACCACTATACGATGGagcagaatagtgctctggtaaaccaaACAAAACCcagcatggggggtggggtgatcTGGCTGGTACATTCTGTTGTGCATACATGTgtaacaacccaggttcaagccccagactcccacctgcagggggaaagcttcaaaaactcagtgctgcaggtgtctcctccccTACTCTCGTCTTTATCCAATTAACATGTAAAAAAGCCAGCATAATTATTTAACAATAAACTTTAGTACTCTCAAGACGGCGACACAAAAGGATTTTTCTGTGGACACTTGTTAAGATCTAAGTGACTAACTGATCAGACCCTCAGCTACTAGACAGGACTAGCCGGAAACAGCAAATAGCCACATCAATGCAATCATTAATTAAACCCATTTTTACCAAGATGTATTACAATTAAGTGTTAACTTGGGGAATCTGGTTTCCACGGACACACAGATGcttctctctaaataaaacatCTTGAAGCAAAATGTAAAGgctgagtgggggtagatagcacagtgggtatgccaagagacgctcatgcccgaggctctgaagccccaggctcaattccctgcaccaccacgaACTgctcagagatgagcagtgcccttCGCACCACACACACAGTTAACATCCTTGATTCCTGGGTTCGATTTGAGGCTCAGGAAGCCACCCGCCAAGCAGCGTTATCAGTCATAACTCACCCAGAGGACAGAGGGCAAGGCGGTCTAGCCCACACCCGGGGGATCAGCCAGCCCCCTGCCAGAGGCGCCCCGCGATTCTCACCAGCTCGTGTGTAGAACCAGTTCTCGTCGTAGGGAGCGAGCTCCTTATGCTTAGCCAGCTTGACCGTGTCCACCCATTCTGGGACCTTCAGCTTTCCGGACCTGCCATCGGGGccggaagaaaaacaaaaaagggcggtgtgtgtgtgtgcgtgtgtgggggagacagcataatggtcatgcaaacagactcatgcctgaggctccgaagtcccaggttcaaccccccccccccccaagcc
The DNA window shown above is from Erinaceus europaeus chromosome 2, mEriEur2.1, whole genome shotgun sequence and carries:
- the RPS19 gene encoding small ribosomal subunit protein eS19 gives rise to the protein MPGVTVKDVNQQEFVRALAAFLKKSGKLKVPEWVDTVKLAKHKELAPYDENWFYTRAASTARHLYLRGGAGVGSMTKIYGGRQRNGVMPSHFSRGSKSVARRVLQALEGLKMVEKDQDGGRKLTPQGQRDLDRIAGQVAAASKKH